CGAGCTGCTAAACCTGGTATGGGAGACGACCTCTGTTCAAGGAGGGCGGAACATGGTGAAGACTACGATTTACAGGCTTCGCAAGAAACTCGCTACAGCCGGCGCGCCACCAGAATCCATCAAGGCCATTCGCGGAAGGGGCTATTCCTTCCACCCGAAGTAACAGCCCTGTTACCAACTGTTACCAGGGGACGGTACTTTGTGCCTATGCCTGTATCAGGCTTGTAGTAGAAGAAACAAACCTACTATTTGCACAAAGGAGTGCCGTAAATGGCAACATCTCTCCCCCACTGGTTGCAGGCTCCTGCCAGCGCGCCACGGCTTAGCGATGACGAGGTCGCCCGCAAGTACCCGCGGCTTCGCCTCCAGGTCTTTATAGGCATCTTCATCGGATACGCGGGCTTCTACCTGATCAGGAACAATATCTCTTCGATCGCGCCGCTCCTAATGGACGAAACCGGGATCGACAAGATAGGAGTAGGCATAATCGCGAATGCGGTACTTCTTGCTTACGGCCTCTCTAAATTCTTTTCGGCGATGCTTTCCGATCGCTCTAATGCACGCTATTTCTTGGTAATTGGGCTGGCTCTCTCGGCAATCACCAACCTACTTATTGCATTCATTCCGTGGCTGACCGCTTCTGTAGGCATCTTCGCAACCGTCATGTTCTTCAATGGCTGGTTCCAAGGAATGGGATGGCCTCCCTGCGGGCGTGTCCTGGTTCACTGGTTCTCGACTAATGAGCGCGGCTGGAAAACCTCCATCTGGAATACCGCGCACAACGTTGGCGGTGCAGGACTACCCATCGCAGTGGGCGCAGCCCTGTCTTGGACTGCGAATGACTGGCGTTCGGCTTTCTGGTTCCCAGCAGCGATAGCGCTCGTAGTTGCCGCCATTGGCTTCCTACTTATCCGCGACACTCCAGAATCGTTGGGGCTCTCCCCGATCGAGGAATACCGCAACGATCCCGCCAAAGTCGAGGTCGATGATTCTGAAGGCATGTCTGCTAAAGAGATGATTTTCAAGCACATTCTGACCAATCACACGATCGTCATGTTGGCCGTAGCAAACGTCTTCGTATACGCACTGCGTTATGGCGTGTTGAATTGGATCACCGTTTATCTGCATGAGAAGCATGGAGCGGAGATCGGCTCTGGGCTATTCGGCATCGGCGCCTATGAGATAGCAGGCATCCTCGGCACTCTAGTCTGTGGTTGGATGTCGGACAAGGTCTTCAAGGGTTACCGCTCTGGCGCCGGCATATTCTTTACCGTCGCGACCGCAATCGCCATCTTGGGCTACTGGCTTGCCCCTATCGGCACCCCTATGCCCATTCTGATTGGTTTGGTCGCTCTGATCGGCGGTCTTATCTACGGTCCAGTTATGCTGATCGGCCTGCAGGCAATTGACCTGTCGCCAAAGAATGTCGCTGGTACCGCAGCCGGATTCACCGGACTATTCGGTTATCTGCTAGGAGCAACCCTTGCCTCCACCGGCGTTGGCCTAATCGTGCATAACTTCGGCTGGAACGTGACCTTCGGCGTTTTCGTAGTATTTGCGGTCTTGACCGTTGTCATCTTTGCCATCGTTGGTCGTGACGAGAAGGCCATCATGGCAGGACGCGCGGAAAAGCTCGCCTCCCAGAAGTAAGTGGAATAGTCTAGGTGGGCGCCGCCCACCTAGACTATTCTTATGCGAAAGCAATTAGGACTCTTGCTGGCAGTCGCACTTGTGGCTGCCAGTATTTGTTCATGCAGCACAACGCCGCAACTGCGGCTGCTCTGTTCAAACGACGAACAGGTTTGTGCCGCCTGGGCCAGGGCATATTCCGAAAGCAGAAATATTTCGGTTCATTTCCTAAGACTGCCCACCTCTATGGCATTGTCCAGGCTGCAGTCCCGGAAAACTGATCCGGAATTCGACTTGTGGGTTGGCGGCCCTTCAGAAAACTACGAGCTCGCAGCTGCTAAAGGCCTACTGCAAGAAAGCATGCCAGCCTCGGCAAAACAGGTAAGTAGACACTTTCAATCACCCCAGCACAAATGGTTTGGGGTTTACGGATCGCTCCTTGCCGTTTGCACTGCACCTGATTCTAGGCTCGCCCTCTCCTCTTGGGCAGACCTAGCAAACCCAAAATATACAGGAAGAATTTCTGCTTCTTCTCCACTTAGCTCCGGTACTGCCTACTCTCTAATTCAAGTTGCCGAAAAAAGTCAGAAGAATCCGAAGAGGACGCTTGAGGGCATCTACAACAACGTAGGCAGATTCACCAATTCGGGGACCGCTCCCGCCTCTGTCGTGTCCAGTGGACAGGCAGATATCGCCATCTCGTTCGTCCCCTATTGCGTGGCAAATGGTCTCTCAGTGCACTACCCCAAGGACGGAACCACTTTCGAGATAGGCGCTGCCGGGGTCTTGAAAGGAGCCCCCCACCCAAAGCAAGCAGAGGACTTTTTGGACTGGCTGCTGGCAAAGCCCGGCCAGCAGATACTTCAGCGGGGCAAAGTGACTCAGTCACCGACCAACCGCACTTTTGCTAATTCCCTCGATAAGGAATTAGCAGACAAGCCCGTACATGTGTTCCCAATCCACGTAGCCGAGGCGGCGAAAGGGCGCAAGAACTGGTTGAAGTGGTTCCGGGCAAAGGGATGGCAGCGATGAAAAAGACGGCAGCAGCACTTGAGTGGGCCCTTCTTTGGGCCACTTTCGCCCTCCTGGTGCTTCTGCCCGGTTGGGCGCTAGTACAGGCAGCAGGGCAGCCGGCAGATCTCAGCGCGATTATCCTTCCACTAGCGAGCTCGGTTGCCTTCGCTTTCCTATGCTCGATAGTTGCTCTGCTATTGGGCACTCTAGCCGCAGCTGCCGTCCGCTTTCTTCCCGCTAAACTCTGGCCATTGACAGACTTGCTAGCAGCAAGCGGCGTGGCATTTCCCCCATTTATTCACGCCGAGGCATACCAGTGGTTAGGTGATATCTTCTTCAGTCGCTCCCAACTGTGGCACTCCAACGTAGTAATTATGATTGCTGGCGCCTGCTACGTGAGTGCCTATCTGCCGCTCACCTATTTTGCGATGCGTATATCACTGGCCAAAGTTTCTCCTTCCGTTGTGGACAATTTGCGCGCCGTGGGCATCTCAGACTTAGCGATCTGTTATCACTGCGCCGCAAAACCGGCATTAGCCTGTTTACCTCCCGCGGCGCTACTCACGTTTGTGCTAACTATCTCTGATCCCCTGGTTCCCGCCCTCTTACCCCTACCCATTCCAAACGCCGCCTACTCAATTTGGCTAGCCGTAGGATCGGGAGTTTCGCTGCATCAAGCGGCCCTGCTCGCACTCATCCTGGCCGCTTTATCGATCTGTCTAGCTATTGGAGTAGGACTGTTCTACTACGCCAAGGGATTGGTTTTCCTTAGGCAGGCGCTTCTTTCTGAATCACTTCCTGCCCGCCCTATCACCCTAATACACTCTAAAACTGCCAAGATATTTACAGCCCTCGCCCTCGTCATTTTGGTAGGCAACTCCCTTGCAAGCTTCATCATCGGCGGCGGCGCCAGCCCAGCAGGTGGCCTAGATGTTCGCGCGATCGCCACTACGGTAGTGCTTGCTGGAGTAGGCCTAGCCGTGGCGGGATTCATCGCACTCCTTGCATTCTTTCTAGGCAGGCGGCGTAGGTCTGTGAGAGTCTTAGATTTCCTTTTCCTTATCTTATTAGGTACCCCGGGAGCCACGCTGGGCACAGCGCTATCCCTCGCATACATGTCCTCTACTCCTCTGTTCAGTGCAGTGGCTGGTACCGACTCCGACTGGTTTGTGACCGTGATGGCCTATGTAACCTCGCTAAGCCCGTTCCTCTACTTCGCTATTCGCGCATTCGCAGCATCAATAGACCGCACCAGCATTGATCTGTTACGGGTAATGGGATATTCGCGCACTAGAGCGTTCACGATTTCTTACTTGCCACAACTACGAACCCTCGCATTCTTAGCAGTAGTGATCTCCTTAGCGATGGCCGCCACCGCCTCCGCACCCCTCATGTGGGTTACTTCCCCCGACGTGCCTCTGGTGGTGCCCCTATTATTTCGGCTACTTGACCATGGTCGGGTGGCAGACGCCTTCATCCTTACCTTTGCGATGGCGATACTGTTATTCCTGCTGGCTGCTGCGCTTTACCCGGTGCTACGCTACCGCTCTGTTAGGAGGTTACCGTGAGGCAAGGCTTACAAGTGGACCACCTAAGCGTAACCAGTGGTGATAAGACCCTGGTTGCCGACCTCTGTTTTGACGTCTCCCCTTCTGAAATGGTCGTATTGGTCGGCCCCTCCGGCGCTGGCAAATCAAGCCTTCTGAGAGCTCTGTGCGGCCTCGCAAAGGCCGCAGCGGGAACAATCTACGTCAACGGCACCGACGTGACCTCGCTCAGCCCCCAAAAGAGGCAGATGGGTCTACTCCTGTCGGACCCGGGTTTACTTCCGCACCTAACAGTTGCTGAAAATATTGCCTTGCCAGCTCCAAAAGCAACAGAGCGCGTTGAAACTAGCCTTGCCACCCTTGGCCTAACTAGCCTGCGCGAGCGGCATCCAGACTCTCTTTCAGCGGGTGAGAAACAGAAAGTAGCATTGGCGCGGCTCCTGGTGGCTCGACCGCAAATCTTGCTTTTTGATGAACCACTCGCCCACATGGACACCGTCTCCGCAGCCAGGATGCGCACAGAAATCCTCCGGGTACATCGACACCTGGGGGCTGCAAGCATTTTCGTTACCCACTCAGCTGTAGAGGCGATGCAAATGGGCGATCGCATCATCTACTTAGAGGGCGGAAGTATTCTGCAAGATGATTTGCCAGAGGAAGTATTTGAAAGCCCGAACACCCTGGAAATTGCCAAGCACCTGGGGGCTAAAGTGCTCCTGTACGCCACCGTGCACATGTGCCCAAGTGGCGGAGACTTACTAGCGTCTACAGCCGTACTAGGCCAACGCGTGCAGGTACCTGCCCACCCTGCGCTCACAGATGGCAGAGCTGTCCTAGTAGGACATCCGAATTGCATCACCCTTACCCCCGCTAGGGCGCAACGAGTTCACATAAAGGAAGAAGTCGGCCAGATTATCTCTACTTCTTACCTTGGCGGCGCTTATCTTTGCGAAGTGGAAACCGAGCAGGGGCGCATCTCGGTTGAAGTTCCCGCAGACGGGCCGGTTCCAGCCCCCGCCGATGCAGTCAGGATGAAGATAAATGCGGACCTGATGTGGGCATTACCGGTAGCCAACCATAGAGATTAAACAAAAAAACCGGCCGAAGCCGGATAGTGGGCGATACTGGGATCGAACCAGTGACCTCTTCCGTGTCGAGGAAGCGCGCTACCGCTGCGCCAATCGCCCGAGGTGGGTACCGGATTCGAACCGGTGTTTACGGCTTTGCAGGCCGCTGCCTATCCTCTCGGCCAACCCACCGGAGAAGGATCCCTATTCGGTCTCCTAGAGCGGATGACGGGACTCGAACCCGCGACCCTCACCTTGGCAAGGTGATGCTCTACCAACTGAGCCACATCCGCAATGTGTCGTGCCGCTTGGCACGCATGAAAGTTTACGCAATTTTTGGCTCAGGTGCAAAAATCTGAGTGTGGCATTGCTCATGCTCGCACCCAAACCCCATTTCACCTGCCCTTTACCGGCCGTTTTCAAGCGATTCATCCCCGACGCCAAGGAAGAGGCCTTAGATGGGCAGCTCACAACATAAGCACAAGGGATGCCAAGAAGAAAGTAGAGCGCTTTTGCAGACTTACGGGAGGGCGTAAAAAAACCCGGCCTACGCCGGGTTTGGTGGTGGGCGATACTGGGATCGAACCAGTGACCTCTTCCGTGTCGAGGAAGCGCGCTACCGCTGCGCCAATCGCCCGAGCGGATGACGGGACTCGAACCCGCGACCCTCACCTTGGCAAGGTGATGCTCTACCAACTGAGCCA
The genomic region above belongs to Winkia neuii and contains:
- a CDS encoding MFS transporter; this encodes MATSLPHWLQAPASAPRLSDDEVARKYPRLRLQVFIGIFIGYAGFYLIRNNISSIAPLLMDETGIDKIGVGIIANAVLLAYGLSKFFSAMLSDRSNARYFLVIGLALSAITNLLIAFIPWLTASVGIFATVMFFNGWFQGMGWPPCGRVLVHWFSTNERGWKTSIWNTAHNVGGAGLPIAVGAALSWTANDWRSAFWFPAAIALVVAAIGFLLIRDTPESLGLSPIEEYRNDPAKVEVDDSEGMSAKEMIFKHILTNHTIVMLAVANVFVYALRYGVLNWITVYLHEKHGAEIGSGLFGIGAYEIAGILGTLVCGWMSDKVFKGYRSGAGIFFTVATAIAILGYWLAPIGTPMPILIGLVALIGGLIYGPVMLIGLQAIDLSPKNVAGTAAGFTGLFGYLLGATLASTGVGLIVHNFGWNVTFGVFVVFAVLTVVIFAIVGRDEKAIMAGRAEKLASQK
- a CDS encoding extracellular solute-binding protein; amino-acid sequence: MRKQLGLLLAVALVAASICSCSTTPQLRLLCSNDEQVCAAWARAYSESRNISVHFLRLPTSMALSRLQSRKTDPEFDLWVGGPSENYELAAAKGLLQESMPASAKQVSRHFQSPQHKWFGVYGSLLAVCTAPDSRLALSSWADLANPKYTGRISASSPLSSGTAYSLIQVAEKSQKNPKRTLEGIYNNVGRFTNSGTAPASVVSSGQADIAISFVPYCVANGLSVHYPKDGTTFEIGAAGVLKGAPHPKQAEDFLDWLLAKPGQQILQRGKVTQSPTNRTFANSLDKELADKPVHVFPIHVAEAAKGRKNWLKWFRAKGWQR
- a CDS encoding ABC transporter ATP-binding protein, whose protein sequence is MRQGLQVDHLSVTSGDKTLVADLCFDVSPSEMVVLVGPSGAGKSSLLRALCGLAKAAAGTIYVNGTDVTSLSPQKRQMGLLLSDPGLLPHLTVAENIALPAPKATERVETSLATLGLTSLRERHPDSLSAGEKQKVALARLLVARPQILLFDEPLAHMDTVSAARMRTEILRVHRHLGAASIFVTHSAVEAMQMGDRIIYLEGGSILQDDLPEEVFESPNTLEIAKHLGAKVLLYATVHMCPSGGDLLASTAVLGQRVQVPAHPALTDGRAVLVGHPNCITLTPARAQRVHIKEEVGQIISTSYLGGAYLCEVETEQGRISVEVPADGPVPAPADAVRMKINADLMWALPVANHRD